In Sedimenticola thiotaurini, the following proteins share a genomic window:
- the ftsX gene encoding permease-like cell division protein FtsX gives MRKPRRRRSARISPRSVLRVDVWLLRHLQVALASLGRLIRNPLSTLMTTLVIGIALALPTGLYLLLNNAETLSGSWDGAASISLFLKQETSNQQAQQLANRLREDPAIAQVQLISRSEALEEFRQLSGFAGVLDSLDENPLPALLVVEPTAQHADPVPAEALLARMKQHSEVEFAQLDLQWVKRFHAITRIAQRGVVILASLLGLSVLLIVGNTIRLEIQNRHAEIEITKLIGGTNAFIRRPFLYNGAWYGLFGGISAWLMVSISLLLLDNPVEQLAGLYQSSFELRGIGFTTLLMLLGGSTLLGLAGSWIAVGRHLHQIEPS, from the coding sequence ATGCGCAAGCCCCGCAGGAGACGTTCAGCACGTATCAGTCCCCGCAGCGTCCTGCGGGTCGATGTCTGGTTGCTGCGCCATCTGCAGGTGGCGTTGGCCAGTCTGGGACGCCTGATCAGAAACCCCCTCTCCACCCTGATGACCACCCTGGTGATCGGCATTGCACTGGCGCTGCCGACCGGACTCTACCTGCTGTTGAACAATGCCGAAACGCTCAGCGGCAGTTGGGATGGGGCCGCCAGCATCTCCCTCTTCCTCAAGCAGGAGACCAGCAACCAACAGGCTCAACAACTGGCCAATCGGTTGCGGGAAGACCCCGCTATCGCCCAGGTGCAGTTGATCAGTCGCAGTGAGGCGCTGGAGGAGTTCCGGCAACTCAGCGGCTTTGCCGGGGTTCTCGACAGTCTGGACGAAAACCCGCTGCCCGCCCTGCTGGTGGTGGAGCCAACAGCGCAGCATGCGGACCCGGTCCCGGCCGAGGCCCTGCTGGCCAGGATGAAACAGCACAGCGAAGTGGAGTTTGCCCAGCTCGACCTGCAGTGGGTGAAGCGTTTCCACGCCATTACCCGGATTGCCCAGCGCGGCGTGGTCATCCTCGCCTCCCTGCTCGGACTGTCGGTGCTGTTGATTGTCGGTAACACCATCCGCCTGGAGATCCAGAACCGCCATGCAGAGATCGAAATCACCAAACTGATCGGCGGCACCAACGCCTTCATCCGACGCCCGTTCCTGTATAACGGGGCCTGGTACGGCCTGTTTGGTGGTATCTCCGCCTGGCTGATGGTGAGCATCTCATTGCTGCTGCTGGACAACCCCGTGGAACAGCTGGCAGGACTCTACCAGAGCAGCTTTGAATTGCGTGGCATCGGCTTTACCACCCTGTTGATGCTGCTTGGCGGCAGTACACTGCTGGGACTGGCAGGCTCATGGATTGCGGTCGGCAGACATCTGCACCAGATCGAACCTTCCTGA
- a CDS encoding M16 family metallopeptidase — protein sequence MRLLLSAAIVMLSCPIWVNASVLPEKQVHETVLDNGMKVIVKEDHRAPIMVSQVWYKVGSSYEPDGITGVSHVLEHMMFKGTTSHPPGEFSRIIAANGGTENAFTGRDYTAYFQTMASDRMEISFELEADRMRNLLLLPEEFAKELEVVKEERRLRTEDKPTGQLYEQFLAVAYRSLPYANPVIGWMNDLNHMQVDDLAKWYRRWYAPNNATLVVVGDVVPEEVFKLAKHYFGPLKREQLPELKPLREPEQKGEVRSVVRVPANEPHLIMGYKTPVITTAETAWEPYALEMLVAILDGGNSARFSRDLIRGSEVAVSASADYNAFSRLPGMLMLDGTPARGQDIDQLEQALRDQIARLRTELVTEEELERVRNQVIASKVYELDSVFYQAMEIGMLETIGLDWRLADRYVDELKKITPEQVREVAQRYLRDDNLTLTRLDPLPMDNTKPRQAAAGGRHGG from the coding sequence ATGAGACTACTCCTTAGTGCGGCAATTGTAATGCTCTCTTGCCCGATATGGGTCAATGCGTCGGTGCTGCCTGAAAAACAGGTGCATGAAACGGTACTCGACAACGGAATGAAGGTTATTGTGAAGGAGGATCACCGGGCACCGATCATGGTCTCCCAGGTCTGGTACAAGGTGGGCTCTTCCTACGAGCCGGATGGGATTACCGGTGTCTCCCATGTCCTTGAGCACATGATGTTCAAAGGGACTACCTCCCACCCCCCCGGTGAGTTCTCCCGTATTATTGCTGCCAATGGCGGTACCGAGAACGCCTTCACCGGGCGGGACTACACCGCCTACTTCCAGACCATGGCCAGTGATCGTATGGAGATCTCCTTTGAACTGGAGGCAGACCGCATGCGCAACCTGCTTCTGCTCCCGGAAGAGTTTGCCAAGGAGCTGGAGGTGGTGAAGGAGGAGCGGCGTCTGCGTACCGAGGACAAACCGACTGGCCAGCTTTACGAGCAGTTCCTGGCTGTGGCCTATCGCAGTCTGCCCTACGCCAATCCGGTGATCGGCTGGATGAATGATCTGAACCATATGCAGGTAGACGACCTGGCGAAGTGGTACCGGCGCTGGTATGCCCCGAACAATGCCACCCTGGTGGTGGTGGGTGATGTGGTGCCTGAAGAGGTTTTCAAACTGGCGAAACACTATTTCGGACCACTCAAACGGGAACAACTTCCTGAATTGAAGCCGCTGCGTGAGCCGGAGCAGAAGGGTGAAGTTCGTTCCGTGGTGCGGGTCCCCGCCAACGAGCCCCATCTGATCATGGGCTACAAGACACCCGTGATCACCACCGCCGAGACCGCCTGGGAACCCTATGCCCTGGAGATGCTGGTAGCCATACTGGATGGTGGTAACAGTGCCCGCTTCAGTAGAGATCTGATCCGTGGCAGTGAAGTGGCGGTTTCGGCCAGTGCGGATTACAACGCCTTCTCCCGCCTGCCGGGCATGCTGATGCTGGATGGCACACCCGCCCGGGGACAGGATATCGATCAGTTGGAACAGGCGTTACGGGACCAGATTGCCCGGTTGCGTACCGAACTGGTAACGGAGGAGGAGCTGGAGCGGGTACGCAACCAGGTGATTGCCTCCAAGGTGTATGAACTCGATTCGGTCTTCTATCAGGCCATGGAGATCGGCATGCTGGAGACCATCGGGCTCGACTGGCGGCTGGCCGATCGCTATGTGGATGAACTTAAAAAGATTACGCCGGAACAGGTGCGCGAAGTGGCGCAACGTTACCTGCGGGATGACAATCTGACCCTAACCCGGCTGGATCCGCTGCCGATGGATAATACCAAGCCCCGGCAGGCAGCAGCAGGGGGGCGTCATGGAGGTTAA
- a CDS encoding M16 family metallopeptidase, with the protein MEVKLMGYRVFLLLLVLFSGQLLAGPAIQSWTTEKGARVLFVPAPELPMLDLRVVFDGGSARDTIPGVAALTSALLEEGAGDWDANEIARRLDSVGANMSVDSQRDMAWLTVRTLTEKRALTETMDTVAQVLGAPRFDMDAFERNRKAMLVSLNHDEQSPGAVAQKRFMNTLFGDHPYASQVEGTKESLARITREDVLAHYKKYYVAKNALIAIVGAVDRAQAEQLAELVTAGLEPGEPAPELPPVADLDGPQTLNIPFPSSQSHILMGQPGMHRGDPDYFVLYVGNHILGGSGLVSQLSEEVREKRGLSYSVYSYFSPMRRNGPFLIGAQTQNAKAAEALDVIRQTLARFIEQGPSEAELTAAKQNITGGFPLRIASNSKILGYLAMLGFYDLPLDYLDTFVDKVNAVTTEQIRETFKRRVKPDQLLTVVVGREPSAR; encoded by the coding sequence ATGGAGGTTAAGTTAATGGGTTACCGGGTATTTCTACTGTTGTTGGTACTGTTTTCCGGCCAGCTGTTGGCCGGGCCGGCGATCCAGAGCTGGACCACGGAAAAAGGTGCCCGGGTGCTGTTCGTGCCGGCGCCGGAGCTGCCGATGCTGGATCTGCGGGTGGTGTTCGACGGCGGCAGTGCCCGTGACACTATTCCCGGTGTGGCTGCCCTGACCAGCGCCCTGCTGGAGGAGGGGGCAGGGGATTGGGATGCCAACGAGATAGCCCGGCGCCTGGATAGCGTTGGCGCCAACATGTCGGTGGATTCCCAGCGTGACATGGCCTGGTTGACAGTACGCACCCTGACGGAAAAGCGGGCGTTGACCGAAACCATGGATACGGTCGCCCAGGTGTTGGGGGCGCCCCGGTTTGATATGGACGCCTTCGAACGGAATCGCAAGGCGATGCTGGTGTCGCTGAATCACGATGAGCAGTCGCCCGGTGCGGTGGCACAGAAGCGCTTCATGAACACCCTGTTTGGTGATCACCCCTACGCCTCCCAGGTGGAGGGGACCAAGGAGTCATTGGCGCGCATCACCCGGGAGGATGTGCTGGCCCATTATAAAAAGTACTACGTGGCGAAGAACGCACTGATCGCTATAGTCGGTGCAGTGGATCGTGCCCAGGCGGAACAGCTGGCCGAGCTGGTGACTGCCGGTCTGGAACCGGGGGAGCCCGCTCCCGAGCTGCCACCGGTTGCCGATCTGGACGGCCCGCAGACGCTGAACATACCGTTTCCCTCCAGCCAGTCCCACATACTGATGGGCCAGCCCGGTATGCATCGGGGTGACCCGGACTACTTCGTCCTCTATGTCGGTAATCATATCCTGGGCGGCAGCGGGCTGGTCTCCCAGTTGAGTGAAGAGGTGCGGGAGAAGCGTGGGCTCTCCTACAGTGTCTACAGCTATTTCTCACCCATGCGCCGAAACGGACCATTCCTGATCGGTGCCCAGACCCAGAATGCCAAGGCCGCTGAAGCGCTGGATGTGATTCGCCAGACTCTGGCCCGGTTTATCGAACAGGGTCCGAGCGAGGCGGAGCTGACCGCCGCCAAGCAGAATATCACCGGTGGATTCCCACTGCGTATCGCCAGTAACAGCAAGATTCTCGGTTATCTCGCCATGCTCGGTTTCTATGACCTGCCGCTGGATTATCTCGATACTTTTGTCGATAAGGTCAATGCGGTAACCACCGAACAGATCCGCGAGACCTTCAAACGCCGCGTCAAGCCGGATCAACTGCTCACCGTGGTGGTGGGCCGAGAGCCATCGGCCCGGTAG
- a CDS encoding ABC transporter substrate-binding protein: protein MNIKKSVSTLAIGALLTLGAGQASAAEPIRIGTFLSVTGPASFLGDPELKTLQMYIENINAKGGVDGRPVELVHYDTGGNAKEAVNFAKRLIQKDKVDVIVGGSTSGSSLSVMPLVERAKIPFISLAGSIKIIDPVQKWTFKTPHTDRMAAQKIYEDMQKRGITKVALISGNGGFGKSGRAQSLAMAPNYDIEIVADEQYGAKDTDMTAQLTKIRDTDAQAILNFGFGSGPAIVTKNVRQLGITLPLYQSHGVASKKFIELAGDAAEGVRLPAAALLVAEKLPQSDPQRPVLLGYKNLYEGKYGDVSTFGGHAYDGLMIALEAIDRADSTDKAKVRDEIEKTTNFPGTGGVFTMSPTDHLGLGLDAFQMLEIKNGDWTIVN from the coding sequence ATGAATATCAAAAAAAGCGTATCCACCCTGGCCATCGGCGCACTACTGACCCTGGGGGCCGGGCAGGCTTCGGCGGCGGAGCCGATCCGTATTGGTACTTTTCTGTCGGTGACCGGGCCGGCATCGTTTCTGGGCGATCCGGAGCTGAAGACCCTGCAGATGTATATCGAGAACATCAACGCCAAGGGTGGTGTGGATGGTCGCCCGGTGGAGCTGGTGCACTACGACACCGGCGGTAATGCCAAGGAGGCGGTCAACTTCGCCAAGCGCCTGATCCAGAAGGACAAGGTGGATGTCATCGTGGGCGGTTCCACCTCCGGCTCCAGCCTCTCGGTGATGCCGCTGGTCGAGCGCGCCAAGATCCCCTTTATCTCCCTGGCCGGCTCCATCAAGATCATCGACCCGGTACAGAAGTGGACCTTCAAGACCCCCCACACCGACCGCATGGCCGCCCAGAAGATCTACGAGGATATGCAGAAGCGCGGCATCACCAAGGTGGCCCTGATCAGCGGCAACGGCGGTTTTGGCAAGTCCGGCCGTGCCCAGAGCCTGGCCATGGCACCCAACTATGATATCGAGATCGTCGCCGACGAGCAGTACGGCGCCAAGGATACCGATATGACCGCCCAGCTCACCAAGATCCGCGACACCGACGCCCAGGCGATCCTCAACTTCGGCTTCGGTTCCGGTCCGGCGATTGTCACCAAGAACGTGCGTCAGCTCGGCATCACCCTGCCGCTCTACCAGTCCCACGGCGTCGCCTCCAAGAAGTTCATCGAGCTGGCCGGTGACGCGGCCGAGGGCGTACGCCTGCCCGCCGCTGCACTGCTGGTGGCCGAGAAGCTGCCCCAGAGCGATCCCCAGCGGCCGGTACTGCTCGGTTACAAGAACCTCTACGAGGGCAAGTACGGTGATGTCTCCACCTTCGGCGGCCACGCCTATGACGGCCTCATGATCGCCCTGGAGGCGATCGATCGCGCCGACTCCACCGACAAGGCCAAGGTGCGTGACGAGATCGAGAAGACCACCAACTTCCCCGGCACCGGCGGCGTGTTCACCATGAGTCCCACCGACCACCTGGGTCTGGGGCTGGACGCCTTCCAGAT
- the ftsE gene encoding cell division ATP-binding protein FtsE, with translation MIHFDNVTKRYPGGHEGLSNVSFHINPGEMVFLTGHSGAGKSTLLKLIGLLERSTRGQVRVAGRNLTRLSRSQIPYHRREVGMIFQDHRLLYDRTVFDNVAMPLVVAGLGHIEIGRRVRAALDKVGLLSKEKNLPITLSGGEQQRVGIARAVVSKPPVVLADEPTGNLDPDLSREIMSLFEQFNDVGVTLLIATHDLELISRMNRRILVLEKSHLARDTAAGGPL, from the coding sequence ATGATCCACTTTGATAACGTTACCAAGCGCTACCCGGGAGGACATGAGGGGCTGAGTAATGTCAGCTTTCACATCAACCCGGGCGAAATGGTGTTTCTGACCGGCCATTCGGGAGCCGGCAAAAGTACCCTGCTGAAACTGATCGGCCTGCTGGAGAGGAGCACCCGCGGCCAGGTACGGGTCGCCGGACGCAACCTGACCCGACTCAGCCGCAGCCAGATCCCCTATCACCGCCGCGAAGTGGGCATGATCTTTCAGGACCATCGCCTGCTGTATGACCGCACCGTGTTCGATAATGTCGCCATGCCACTGGTGGTGGCCGGCCTGGGCCATATAGAAATCGGTCGCCGGGTGCGCGCCGCGCTGGACAAAGTGGGCCTGCTCTCGAAAGAGAAAAACCTGCCGATCACCCTGTCCGGCGGGGAGCAGCAACGGGTCGGCATTGCCCGTGCCGTGGTAAGCAAACCACCGGTGGTCCTGGCTGACGAACCCACCGGCAACCTGGATCCCGATCTCTCCCGGGAGATTATGAGCCTGTTTGAACAGTTCAACGATGTCGGCGTCACCCTGCTGATCGCCACCCATGACCTGGAACTGATTTCACGCATGAACCGACGTATTCTGGTACTGGAGAAGAGTCACCTGGCCAGGGATACCGCCGCCGGAGGGCCGCTCTGA
- the ftsY gene encoding signal recognition particle-docking protein FtsY has protein sequence MFGFGKKKSTQAVPEEAGTTPEPEAKEGLFKRLKNRLVKTRSNFTDGLANLVLGRKSIDAELLEELETLLLMADVGVDATTRIIDDLTGQVKRKELSDPERLTAALKGHLEQILNGCDKPVRQPQPGKPQVILMVGINGAGKTTTIGKLAKRLQDEGQSVMLAAGDTFRAAAVEQLQTWGERNQIPVVAQHTGADSASVIFDALQAATSRGIDVLIADTAGRLHTKSNLMEELAKIARVMKKIDPEAPHEVMLVLDATTGQNALNQAVQFNQTLGITGITLTKLDGTAKGGIVFAIAEKLGLPIRFIGVGEAIEDLRHFDGTEFVNALFAE, from the coding sequence ATGTTCGGATTCGGAAAGAAAAAATCGACCCAGGCCGTCCCCGAAGAGGCCGGCACAACACCTGAGCCGGAAGCAAAAGAGGGCTTGTTCAAACGGTTGAAAAACCGTCTGGTCAAGACCCGCAGTAACTTTACCGATGGGCTCGCCAACCTGGTACTGGGACGCAAGAGTATCGATGCGGAGTTGCTGGAGGAGCTGGAGACCCTGCTACTGATGGCGGACGTGGGCGTGGATGCCACCACCCGCATCATCGACGACCTGACCGGTCAGGTTAAACGTAAGGAGCTATCGGACCCGGAACGCCTGACCGCGGCACTGAAAGGGCATCTGGAGCAGATACTGAACGGCTGCGACAAGCCGGTGCGTCAGCCGCAACCGGGCAAGCCCCAGGTAATCCTGATGGTGGGCATCAACGGCGCCGGCAAGACCACCACCATCGGCAAACTGGCCAAGCGTCTGCAGGACGAGGGGCAGAGCGTCATGCTGGCCGCCGGCGACACCTTCCGGGCCGCCGCCGTGGAGCAGCTGCAGACCTGGGGTGAACGCAACCAGATCCCGGTCGTGGCCCAGCACACCGGTGCCGACTCCGCGTCGGTCATCTTTGACGCCCTGCAAGCGGCCACGTCCCGCGGTATCGATGTGCTGATCGCCGATACCGCCGGGCGCCTGCACACCAAGAGCAATCTGATGGAGGAGCTGGCCAAGATCGCCCGGGTGATGAAGAAAATCGACCCTGAAGCCCCCCATGAAGTGATGCTGGTACTGGACGCCACCACCGGACAGAACGCCCTCAACCAGGCGGTGCAGTTCAACCAGACTCTGGGAATCACCGGCATCACCCTGACCAAACTGGATGGCACGGCGAAGGGCGGCATCGTGTTCGCCATTGCCGAGAAACTGGGTCTACCGATCCGCTTTATCGGCGTCGGTGAAGCGATTGAGGATCTGCGACACTTTGACGGCACCGAGTTCGTCAACGCCCTGTTTGCAGAATAA
- the rpoH gene encoding RNA polymerase sigma factor RpoH, with translation MSKQLAIANTLPTGSIDAYISAAYQLPMLSAEEEHNLAVRLRDEGDLEAARALVMSHLRFVIRIARGYAGYGLALPDLIQEGTVGLMKAVRRFDPDHGVRLVSFAVHWIKAEIHEYVLRNWRIVKVATTKAQRKLFFNLRSSKKRLGWFSQEEVEGVAKDLGVKPETVLEMESRLNNHDLAFDGIDHGDDDQAPAPSAYVADMRMEPSRQLESADTEENDKRQLYLALDGLDERSKEILEARWLSEKKMTLHELADKFGVSAERIRQIEKAAMGKLKAHLVA, from the coding sequence ATGAGCAAACAACTCGCTATCGCAAATACACTGCCCACAGGCAGTATTGATGCTTATATCAGCGCGGCCTACCAACTGCCGATGTTAAGCGCTGAAGAGGAGCACAACCTGGCGGTGAGACTGCGGGATGAAGGTGATCTCGAGGCGGCCCGCGCCCTAGTCATGTCTCATCTTCGGTTCGTTATCCGCATCGCCAGGGGTTATGCCGGTTATGGTCTGGCTCTTCCGGATCTGATCCAGGAAGGGACCGTGGGATTGATGAAAGCGGTACGCCGTTTCGATCCGGATCACGGTGTCCGTCTGGTTTCGTTCGCGGTCCACTGGATCAAGGCGGAGATCCATGAATACGTGCTGCGTAACTGGCGCATCGTCAAGGTGGCCACCACCAAGGCGCAGCGCAAGCTGTTCTTCAACCTGCGCAGCTCCAAGAAGCGTCTCGGCTGGTTCTCCCAGGAAGAGGTCGAAGGGGTCGCCAAGGATCTTGGCGTCAAACCGGAGACGGTACTGGAGATGGAAAGCCGCCTGAACAACCACGACCTGGCCTTCGACGGTATTGACCACGGCGATGATGACCAGGCGCCGGCACCGTCTGCCTACGTGGCCGACATGCGTATGGAGCCATCACGCCAACTGGAGAGCGCCGATACGGAAGAGAACGACAAGCGACAGCTCTATCTGGCGCTTGACGGACTCGACGAACGCAGCAAAGAGATTCTGGAAGCCCGCTGGCTGTCCGAGAAGAAGATGACGCTGCATGAACTGGCAGACAAGTTCGGCGTTTCGGCCGAACGCATTCGGCAGATCGAAAAAGCCGCCATGGGGAAATTGAAGGCCCATCTGGTCGCCTGA